DNA from Danaus plexippus chromosome 30, MEX_DaPlex, whole genome shotgun sequence:
aatattttcctcaaAAAGGCGCTATTCCTTTGATTAAAAAGTATGAAATGAGTTGCGCTAACACCGAAACCAACTCTAGAGCCCACGTCCTAAACACTATTACGGGGTTCAAAACCAGATCACTAGACGTTCAGGGAGAGTAGTACTAGTACTAAGATCCCATTACATTAAGAACTTCTCGGTGTCTATAGTCAGTAGCCACAAGACCCTAATGACCCTACCGATTTTAAGGACCCCTGACATTATTCCAAGCTCGAAGACAGCAGAATGTGCATCAAAGGAGTATGCTCTCCAATATTTTGGATCCCTCTAACTCCATTTTATGATTAAGAGTTTTTGAGACATTTTTCATAAGATATTGTATCGCCTCATGATTTATTTCGTGattacaaaaaacattatctcACATAACTCATAATATCAGCAGCGTTATAAACTGATATTTGAACTGCGTGTAAGGAGCGGGAAAATCAAAACTTAGTGTTATCGCAATATGAATGCCCTTTAAATCATATGTCATATAATTTGTGTGTAAATTTTACTGAGGTACttgtaatttaaagttttcattcttttttacgaaaaaataccaaaaaagttatttattttgaaattaacttttcattgaaaataattggAAATAGGAAATCAGTTTTCAACAAAATACCCGACAATAGGATCATTTTAAATGCGTTTTAAAAATGCTGATCATTTACATAACAGATATATTCATCCGGGTGATTGAAggattaaaactaaataattatcttgATCAAAACACAGACATAACACCACACAACAACTCGCCTCAATGACATTATTCAATCTAATTACTACAAGCTCATCTGGCAGAAGCCGATACATTCATATTGCCCGCCTGTAACGTGACATGCGATAgagcaacaaaaaaattacgctGTATAGTAAAAGagttagattataataaataaaatgaaacagcTCACCTTTAGTAGCTAAGTTATGTATAATCCTCaagaaatatctaaaaattcAGTTAATAGTAGAGGTTCAATCCTATTTTAAGGTCAAAGGTGAAAAATGGGAGAAGCTTCTGAAGACCCTCATCACGGCCGAGGAGCTGGTGGATATTTTCAGTCATTATGACGTCGATACTTACCTGTCCTCGAGCGGACTGACAGTGTCGCCAGCCCACCGAGGACAGAACATCGGGGCGAGGATGATACAAGTCAGGTGAACACAGAGTCTTGACCAGCGCACTGCTAGACTCACCGAGATCGGCTCCTCTGATTTAAGGACTTAAAACTTCATGTCACAAATTCTATAGATCACAATGTTATCATTAAGTTATAATCATTTGATGAACTACTCCTTATAAAGCGATTAACTTTTCACGAGGTCAAGTTAAGGGATTTAAGGGTCAAGTCAGTTGAGATTTCGTTCGCTccgagaatattatttaatacatatattatattgtgtttatGTCAACAGAGAGGACATGTGTAAAGCGTTCGGTATCAAGGCGGTGTCCACCGTGTTCACGGCCACCTCATCACAGGTCCTGGCAGCGAAATGTGGATACGAGGTCCTCGCCACGCTGCCCTACACCCACATGCTGCAGTACGGGATTGACCTGACTATGAGTGAGACCCCCCTCGCTAAAGTCATGGGAAAGAAATACTATTGATGCACATTTTAGTATAGAAATGTGaccttgaattatatatatatatatatatatatatatatatatgagacaCTTTTGTATCCCAGTTAGAGTGACAGGTCTTTTTATCTgtcttcaaataatatatttttataatgcttatgggaaatgtaattttaattgaagaaatgaaacaaataaagttttttacgaataatttattgttacagacaaacatacaaaaaatatatgtgttctgctttaagatttatttaatttcacctttaaaatataatgtctttGTCTGATGGgagttttacatttaaaaataaaacacatattcTTGTTGGGATTTAAACGATTCAAGTGGAGATATAGAGttgctatattatttttataattcttaattattatataaatgcatagaaatacctattttaatatatattacatgttaTCCATCGAGACTGGCAACACACTAGTAACGTTCAGTATTTTAAAgagcatttaaaaaaagaacattgTCAAATAAGACAGGAATGTGATGCAGGAAAAAGTATAAGACAAAATGGCGGCTAGCAAGTGTCATAATAGGATtcactgttataaaatataaatttatcgttaatagatttaaaaaaacgagTATATTCACTGATTAGAATGATAAAAAACTTCCAAACTATCCGTGTACAAGTTACACGCCACTAGGACATGTCGAATACAGAAACCTTACAACGAGTTTGCCCCGTCACATCACAGAAGCGTAAATGTGACGCTTGGGACGCTTGGTGTGTGGGTTCATTATGTAATTACTATGGCACATGCTATATCGGTCTATCTTTTAAGTTTGTCGTTGAGCCATTCGTTGGTGAGATCGTCAATCTCTCTGACTTCCAACAGCCTCGGAGCCCCTACAGCAGCAGCTAAGGCACGTTGTGTTCCAGCGTACATCACCTGGCGTTGTAGAATACAGACGTAAaggaaacatatattaaaatgacatttgtttcattaaaaaatatcttgataAAAATGTACCTATATCCGTCATAGCACAACTGTATATGAGATTGTTTACATAGtttatcttgtttcgttggcgttgctatatatatataaacgtacCTGCAGCTCCATGTGAGCGTCCCGCGGCGTGTAGAATATGAAACACATCGGGAATGATATCCGTCCGTCCGTGTGTTCCAGTTTGTAGCTGGAATTACATTTCTCTTATCATATACGGAACAAAGTTGTAGAGCCTCGCATCATATTaggattatgttttataaccggacatatttttttgctaaagaccatgcaaagtggaggagtttgagcaggaaggcagaccctggctaatgctgggataattgccaggaagaagaagatatTCCTTACTGGGTGTAATAGtttagtattaatattgaacattaattcGTGACATTTGAAATTAGTTACGGAACATTCAACACGATGAGCTCCAGTTATGAGGAGTCAAATAATGCGATGAATGTTTGTATGTTACGAATTACCTGTAAACTATAAACCTGGGCTGATGTGACGGGAGTATCTCCTGCAGGTCCTCTAGCTCTATATTGTCTAATTCATCATCCACTTCCAGCGCTTGTTTGTCCCTGTTCACCTGGAATTTAAATAaccaatacatataaaacgactcatattttattaactcgTTCTCGAgttgtatgtgtgtttgtaaattatgttatagtaTATAACGGCGCAATTgactttattttgataactgagggtagttgaaattatcaggtgtcagccgcaAAACCACCCGCAGATTACGGATAGTCTAGCTCGAGCTATTGCAGGGTACGGACCTCCTCGGAgtaaggtattcgtcaaaccgTCAACGAGGTTACCTTCAAGAGTCTGAGCTCCTGACGAAATTCAGGAGTGAAGTCAtcggtgacgtcagttatgctgacgtcatTCTTTTAAGAAACGACAAAGTGCTCgctactccgacatatatatttctcatacaATATTCcctatcaatattatataataataattcatgtatgtctgtatgtacaaatactttatagaattatgtattagtttttgattaaaaatcgGGTCTTATGATTAGTAAATATATCGAGCGATCCATTAACATATAGATCATGGCTTACAGTATCAACATTTTTTGTGGAAATAATGTCGGAGGTGATGTCAGCGTCTGTAGAATTTAACGTAAGTAATTTACATgataagtcgtggtggcctggaggttaaaggcccgcctcttatacgtgagggcgcgggttcgaaacctggcaagtaccaatgtgatcttttccgagtcatatgtactttctaagagtatttagacaccactgacggacggtgaaggaaaacatcgtgaggaaacctggtcttataattacaaattataagattgacttcaccaacccgtcttgagcaagcgtggtgattaatgctctaacctcctccatgtgagaagaggtctttgctcagcagtgggttcagataggctgatgatgattattaaatttcgtaacacatacatattattcGGACTCATGTCTTATCAATTGATTGTTATATTTGTGTCTGACGGCTGTGAGGTGCTCAATCGTGTAACCACAGCCAGGAAAGACCTCACATCATTTTGTAAGAGCTGATAcactattgaataatattatctcaAGAACCGCCTCCGGGAAAATGATTTTCAACTTCAAAATTGGTTGCTACATTTGAGAGCTTCGATGCTAACGACAcacaatgaaattaatgtcATACCAACCTCTTTGTGATGttcataaagattaaaaatatataaaaataaaaaattctagctgaagttttattattcaagtaAAGTGCCAgtaaatttagtaaataatagtattttatacaaagcatttcttgtacatatatatatgtatatctatatatatatatatatatatatatttatacatatttatatatatatatatatatatacatatagatatacatataataatagtatatactattattacttgttcataatttataattagataattttttctatatatctgtgtgtgtgtgtgtgtgtgtgttgttacaagaaaatatataaatttcttatacaacaacatataataattctcaatatatttattaatttgcacATGTTAGTGtagcaaaaaattatattttattttgtttcattacaaATACAACCTTTTTTATCCTGACTTGTGttgatatttgataatataggttCACATTAACCATCTCGTTGTTCAATGTAATGGAGTAAAATTTGGGTATTGAAGAATCAattgcttatattatttgatacctaataagtacattttagaattgtgtttattaaaagcAGCATTAAAAGcagcattaaatattttttattctgatttGCATCTATTTCTAAAATGTCTCCCTTTATTATCACAAATTGCAAAAGCTTCGAGCGGAAATAACGATTATAGTTTATGTGTGTAGAAACTATAATTATACAGATAAACATTATGCAGCATGATAAGgcacaataattaattaatcatcaGTGTATGGTGCTTTGGTATGTTTTAACATCCAGTTTTGTGGAATAACTAACTGATTTACGTCCATTactaagttattttcattttaacataCCTTTAATATCAGAGCACAGTTCGAAGTGTGTTTTTGGAAACGGAACTTCTTTAGTTTTTCCTTAACATCTTCACCAATATCACAGACGTTAACGTTCTGACCCGACATAGcggtaattatattatattggaatgtaataaattataaagttaatattactttattaaatctttcaaCAAGTATCAACATTAAACACCGACACGAAACGTTGATGCctcaacaaataattaataatgacaaACGTCAATTACTTATCAAATAATGACAGCGCTTAGTTAcgtttagaaatttttatattaataattaattactaaaatttatcattttatttcataaattgaaatattgacagacgttttaaaataaatcttattctaataattaaatttatgtttataataattaagcaTATTTTCAAACAACTGACACCCAGCTTCcgtcaaaattcaaatatgtcCTGTCATATGTCACAATGTATTGTTGAATagaaattttctatttgaaatgtaattttaataaaacacattgtTTCCTTGTctagtaaatttattgaatggGTGTATGAAATAAAGCACAACCGAATGcacaagtaaatttaattaagtgttTATAAATGTGTGTTTAGAAgtgaattttacaaatttatggAATCGCATCCAGTCAATTGTGCTTAAGATATCAGCACGGCCTATTTAAGGGTCAACAACTGATAAAAAATCTGTGAGTGCTGTCAAATttccgaaaatatatatctatgcaACTTTCACTTATTTCGCGGTCGTAATGCATCGATCAACATAAGTAAAAGTTGTTTTCTGATTCAAATTTCTCGCATCTCATTTGTTAAACTAGATTTAACTCACAAATCCAACATCCTAAGTTacaactaatataaatattactatataatataaacaataaattaatgaagacattttatgtttactctaattcataacttaatgttaatagtaattagatttttcgatattttcataatattttacacgtTTCAGGTTTCAGGCATGAAGTAACAATATTATCATGGATGGTGCTTGTAAGTATTATTCTTGTAAGCAacaaccaaataaaaaaaacattaatttcttataagtacttaaacaaaaatttaagtgATATCAGTCTATAAACTTACACaagttaaactttatatataatatattaaactagcTTTTACATATagttagaaatttattattggatttaattcctattaatatatacctgTTTGTATGcttatttaagtatatctCTTTCTCTTTCCTTCTCTCTTGATTTCGTTTCCTCTACCAAAAGTATTTCTAGCAGAGATCTGTATCAAGAGATTAGTTGCCCTTTGTGtgtaacatttcttttataatgatgtaattattattaattcttggtacaaaaataaataaattatgtacataatgCGGGTAGTATGaattttgcatatattttttgtccgCACAATCTATATAATGCTGTGCTAAGTCTTAAATGATTACATATCTCTGAtaatttggtttatttatgACGAGTAACCGACTGCCGGTCTCGGTACGGCTCctgtatataatgtttatcgCTCTGTAATCACGATGATTAGCTTCTATGAGAACTTGTTACTTGGTCAACTTTTTGGTAATTTTCATGGAATTTggtgataataattttttaaggtaAAAAGAATTTGGGATAAAATCAATTGTACTGTTTTTGTAATACCTACAGACACgcagacacacacacaaacacacatatatatatatatatatatgtatataacatttccATGTTTCAGTTGAGCCGGCGGAAATGTCGGAGACGGAAAAACTCAAGtaagtcattaaaatattttgaaaacaaatgaaaattacattaacatttaaatgaaatgaatggCTCTTccagtatataaaatacttacaccaaaaattatatttgtacaagTTTTGTCTGTCCGTTTGTTAAACACTGGGAATGCTGGACTAATTTTGATGGGCATAACACTCGCAGGTAGGCAATGTCATGGGGAGTGATTTAGCCtacttgtttattaaatattttatttattgttattaataatagaaaataactatttagtGCGAACGAAGTCGCGGACACGGCTAGttaatgatatatgtatatattatttaattttaattagttatttcGTATTGAGCTAGATTTAACAAGGCTAAAAGGTAGATTGCCTATTGGACGACAGATGgcgtgaaaattaaaaatacattctaaGATCTTTTTTAGCGGTTTTCTTAAACACTTTATAAGTATATCTAATATGAAAGGAgtgtttaagaatattattttaaagtaataataataatacattaatgtatatatataccggTGTTAAaaacaacgccatctatcgacCAAGTGACTAAGTTTGCACGTCACGTCACTCCATACGGAGAGCtacttattttcattcataaatcttgacacattatagtattaacgtaggatgaatgagaaacgtgaaacgcttcgtatgtagtgtgacgcaAACTTGTGGTAAATATACTAAAGACAACATTGAAAATGTAGAAACAGTATGGAACCAGCACTCaaacaaatcattttaaaaatataattccatgACATATCACTGTTAGtacttaaatgtatatttttttacacaaacaaATTTCTCATTCAACCTATATAAGAAGGCATTGTCTTAAGATTTTTcttgttcaataaaataaatgtcttaagATTCGAACCCCGATAACTTTGTCTCATTTTATTTCTGCTTGTGACTCGCCTTTCACTGGACCACGTGACCAACACGTGGTTgcgaatcaaaataaaaagacaatGAATTTTAAACCATATTCCCTTAAAATAAGgtctttttttgtaactatGAGTTTATAACTCTGATACCTCATAAACGATTTCAATGGCGAGTAATGAGACTAGTGACGGCAAGTCGACATTTTTATCGATATCGATAAATTTACTATTGATAGTGTAATGctgtatataacattattattatttaattatatgaaataatacatttttaatctcGGTCAAGCTAAGGCTCCTGGATTTTCTTAGAACGCTTTTCCCATTTTAAATCACTATCGTATGTTGACAGGCGTTATTTGTGCTTAGTGAGATCTCAAATTTTCTTTACTATCTGTATGTTAACCACAAGTTTCACGTTTCCCATTCAATAACCTACTTTAATACTACGTAACAGGAATTATGAATGTAAATCTGTTAACGCGCTCTTTGTAGTGTGACGATCCAAACATATGGTaagcttatatatatttactacgtgtttttattataattaagacgtacatatatttagtatgTCTTACTATAAcagtaatatatgtttatttgttccACTATTTACATCGTCCAGCTAATTGAGGAAAGATCACAGTATTTTCTTTCCTATCCTCACATTGTTACTATCATGTTCACGGTTTGTCAACGGAAAACTATTAACGCTACGTATTTAGtttgaaattgtatatttGTGGTTACCGAGATCGCTAAGCACTTTAACCTGATAACATTAACTGGATATACTTTATCGAAATCGAGTACATGGAGCGCAATACTGTCGATATCCCTGAGAGGCTCAGTCACATCACTATCACACTGCTCGAGGTCTGAGACTGTGGTGCAGTCAGTAGTGAGTAGTCACCAGTGAGCGCACGTTCCTGTCGGACGTTTTAAAAGTGAAAGTTTTTTTCGCGTCACGTGAATTATCCattgtattttcattttatatatatatatatatatatatatatatatatgatgtgtgtatgtttgtgttgTTCCGATTTTTACTAGCTCTAAAGTGGTTTGTAGGTAATGTCAGTCTTGGtttgtatacatacatatacacatacatacatacatgcaaGTTCCCGCCTTCATCATCTTTGAAGATGCTGCGAGTTgattaagatatttatctGACAATAATCCTCTCGTAACATCGATATACTATcacaaagttattaattttcgcGCTTAAAACAAACGGCCACATAAAGTTAAATGTGTTTTCggttgtattaatatttttttttctaattatttccTAAAATTACACAATGTCTTACGTGAGTTATTATAAGGAAATTgcatatagtatatataaatacattacatgTAACCGGACGTGTAGTCATCagttataattacttaacCGACTACGTAAGAAATAGGTtgtgtttgtatatttctCTTCGTTATCTATGATAGAGTGTAGACTTGTAAACAAGTCTAGACTAGATGTTTCTTATCATGCAGTTAGTTAGAACATAATTGACTGTGGAAATTACGTTTGAAATGCATTTTCTAAAACCTTGTaggaatgtttaattaaataccgATTTTAGTTAAcgagaaagaaaaaaaaaaaaaaaatatactttgtgtaatatatttataatttttcattattttaatatgctcTGCCGTTTTTATGTCAGAATATCCAcagaaaatactttattaaaatttaattaaaaagttttcattataactaCTTAGTACGAGTTTGAGACGACATAGTTTCACCGATAGTgtcaaagttttaatttctacGCGACACTAATACATGTCAATCAAGGTGATACGTTGAAACTGCTCGTGTTTAGGTAAAATCTGTTCTACTTGTGTCTGCCTTGAGATTTAGATTAAGTATAATGGCTCCGATATCTTACTTATCtcggatttaaaataatataataatataaagataatttcgttgcaaatatagattaaaacgTCTCAACATACATCCCTGTCACGACATACGAGTTGGTACTATTAACTATAACGTGCGATACTACAAACGCTGCGTGCTCAGTAACTATGTACACTTGTGGTATCAGTGTCATTATCAGtacacataattaataaatttatctaaataattccacttataagatatttctaattttactcacattataattactataagTGAGCCGGATTTAATATTCTCCGTAACAactaaatatactatatatatatatatatacatatatatatagtatattttacatataatgagTGTTTACAGTAATGACAGACAgacaatacatatttacatttccGCCTTTGTTTGTTATGTATACTAATAATCTCAAGTCAttgttcaattttatttgtttatgattataattatattagatatatacatatatatacatatatatatatatatatatatattgtatgttgtATATATGTTATGCCCTTATTTCATCAAATTCGTTCTTCATGATCACTAATTACAAAACGCAATAGATTACACCAAAACCGGTccgtttaaaaactataaaacgtAATAATCTGACCCAAAAGactttaatgtatattaaacataaattgaaCCAACAGTGAAAGTCGTTACTCAACAGCTTCAAAGCGACTCCTTTCAATTCATCAGCTACGTTACAACGCTACTTGTTTGCCGCGACTTTGCTCGTGGTGTTCAACt
Protein-coding regions in this window:
- the LOC116776599 gene encoding uncharacterized protein LOC116776599 isoform X2 codes for the protein MKWTRPETVPLGRVWSRFEGKQKNGKPAEMYQIVDMSESVRRQCLDMMQETFLRDEPLSLALNIKTDAESVTSIRNNWEEMLSQNISIACFTEEEGRTKELVGFNILIVKTKEDGHEEFENVKGEKWEKLLKTLITAEELVDIFSHYDVDTYLSSSGLTVSPAHRGQNIGARMIQVREDMCKAFGIKAVSTVFTATSSQVLAAKCGYEVLATLPYTHMLQYGIDLTMSETPLAKVMGKKYY
- the LOC116776600 gene encoding glia maturation factor beta, whose translation is MSGQNVNVCDIGEDVKEKLKKFRFQKHTSNCALILKVNRDKQALEVDDELDNIELEDLQEILPSHQPRFIVYSYKLEHTDGRISFPMCFIFYTPRDAHMELQVMYAGTQRALAAAVGAPRLLEVREIDDLTNEWLNDKLKR